One window of Triticum dicoccoides isolate Atlit2015 ecotype Zavitan chromosome 5A, WEW_v2.0, whole genome shotgun sequence genomic DNA carries:
- the LOC119300190 gene encoding proteasome subunit beta type-2-B-like — protein MDSVFGMVGGGFAVVAAGTSAAGRSVVFINPDNDRVTSLGSKLLLGVSGVPGDCLRLRDEVRASASKIHSAAAAADAAREAVIGCAQSANAVIAGYDKVEGPTMYAVGGTAPPERVEQYRAAGCGAGLCTTVMENHYRPGMTVKEAVALVDRCIKEVRRVGLASFVIMVVDKDGAREYARRILRPKAVIEIKSSQGTPIVNSNN, from the exons ATGGACAGCGTGTTCGGCATGGTGGGCGGCGGCTTCGCGGTGGTGGCCGCCGGCACCTCCGCCGCGGGAAGAAGCGTCGTGTTCATCAACCCCGACAACGACAGGGTCACGAGCCTCGGCTCCAAACTGCTTCTCGGCGTGTCCGGCGTCCCCGGAGACTG CCTGCGGTTAAGGGATGAGGTGAGGGCCAGCGCGAGCAAGATCCACAGCGCCGCCGCGGCTGCTGACGCCGCCCGGGAGGCGGTGATCGGCTGCGCTCAGTCCGCGAACGCGGTGATCGCCGGCTACGACAAGGTCGAGGGCCCGACGATGTACGCCGTTGGCGGCACTGCGCCGCCGGAGCGGGTGGAGCAGTACCGCGCCGCTGGGTGCGGGGCGGGCCTCTGCACGACGGTCATGGAGAACCACTACCGCCCCGGCATGACGGTGAAGGAGGCGGTGGCGCTCGTCGACAGGTGCATCAAGGAGGTCCGGCGGGTCGGGCTGGCTAGCTTCGTGATCATGGTCGTGGACAAGGATGGGGCCAGGGAGTACGCCAGGCGTATACTAAGGCCGAAGGCGGTGATAGAAATAAAATCCAGTCAGGGAACGCCTATTGTAAACTCGAATAATTAA